A segment of the Oncorhynchus nerka isolate Pitt River linkage group LG19, Oner_Uvic_2.0, whole genome shotgun sequence genome:
CAAAAGAAACGCTTAGAATATGTAAACATTTTTCTTTTGTTTTTAAAGAAGGGGGATGTAATATtcatgtgtaaacatactgaattgtaattggatgcattttaccgtcatatcatactgtgctatgattggttaagaccacCCAAATGGTTAGGTCATGGGCAGTTTGATCCTGGTTGGCGATACCTGAACATgccagttatagctagctaataaagagttacgttaagaaatatcctgtagtactgcattttattattttgtacaaagTGTGCGAAACAAGACAGGGTCGTTGTCCATTTCTAAGGTGAaccatcgccccagtctgaggtcctaagctctctggaacaggttttcatcaaggatctctgtactttgctccgttcatattttCCTTGATCCTGACTTGTCCCTCAATCCCTGCTGCTGGAAAAAAATCtccacggcatgatgctgccaccaccatgcctcaccgtagggatagtgaccggttttctccagacgtgaagattgaactctttggcctgaatgccaatcttggtttcatcagaccagagaatcttgtttctcatggtctgagagtcctttagctgccttttggcaaactccaagcaggctgtcatgtcttttactgaggagtggcttccgtctggccactttatcataaaagcctgattggtggagtgctgcagagatacgtttccttctgtaaggttctccacagaggaactctggggctGTCAGAGCCAGTTGTCATCATACCTctatggtttttgcaactgcacttgaagaaacttgaaagttcttgacattttccagattgactgacctcgATGCCTtaaaagtaatgatgggctgtcaattccctttgcttatttgagctgttcttaccataatatggacctggtcttttaccgaatagggctatcttctgtataccacccctaccttatcacAGCTGATTAAGGCggcacaccttttaattgaaatgcattctagggGACTACcttgaagctggttgatagaagGCCAAGACTGTGtaaagcagtcatcaaggcaaagggtggctattttgaagaatctcaaatatatttttatttgtttaacacttttttggttactacaagtTTCCACGGGTGTTATTTTATAGtactgatgtcttcactattattctacaatgtagaagatagtaaaaataaaaacccttgaatgagtaggtgtatccaaacgtGAGTATTACTGTACTTATGAGAAAATGTGCAAGAATTGAAGGTGCCAATAAATGTTATAATCATCATAAGAATGTTTTACTGTCATATACAAAAACGTAATCAGCTCCTCCATCAACGAGGATCAACTTCACCTTTTGTAAGGCTTCGTCCCACCACCTAAATGTGGTGGGACGTGTTCTTCTACCAGCATACTTTGACCTCAAATTGCATGCATGGTACAGAAAATACGTGGCTCCTAGCCTCCCTACATGGCTCCTAGCCTCCCATGCATAGGCTACTTTCTGTCTCTACACTCTTAGAACATATGCGGTTGAACAACACAATTTATGTGTAATGATTACTTAGACACATGGGTCAGTTCTTGCAATTAATATGTTAAAAGCTGAAAACCATACAACACACcctaaatgtgttcaattattgACCCATCACATTGTTAGAACACTAAAAACAAAATGTCTTTCAAAATAAAACTGAATAAAAACTAGTAAATAAACTGattttcaaataaaaaaatactaaTAGAAATAAAACCCAAACTAATtaaactataataaccttggtcTGCACCCATTTTGTCAAGAGGCTCCACACCATACATACCGATCCAAGAGCAGAAGTCAGTCAATTGTGTTTATTATGTCAAATAAATAACATTAAAAAgaaaaataattaaataaaaatagtCTACTAAACTACAAAATGTGGTCGGTGAAGCCAGTTTGTATTTAAAACCACCATCCAGAAATACTATTGAAAACATTGAAGTTTACAAGGAATGTCTCAGAGACCTCTTATGTAATCTGTACAGTTTTCTGTACGGTATGGAGCAAGTGCATCTATTCAAATTTTGAAAAGAAACTCTACTAAAAGAAAAGAACATACAATATTTGGTTGTATTTGCACCAGACATATTGTAAAAACACACAAGATGTTTCAACAAAGAAAAGAACAGGAGCGACAGCAGTGCTATTTGGGAGAGATTTTGAATCGCATTACTCTACAGTGGCGTCCTTACCTACTCTCCTCTACTTCCCCTGGTCAGTTCTGGTCGgtcagtgtagataaaggaaaggagacaaggtAAGCTATTTAGCAGTCCCTCAGTGACCTGGGGGACCTATCCATCCCAGTGAATCTATAGCCTCGGCCTCCTAGCCAAGCCCCCAGAGCAGCAGCCCTTCAATCAGGAGTCTCCAGTCATTATGGATACAAAATCCtcctggttgactgggagagagagagagaaaactttGTTTTGTACGTTGAAAGTCAGTATGACATTTTTAGTTGGTGGTTATTCCCACTTTGAATGTGTGCGTGTCTGCTCTAcgcatttgtgtgtgtgctcacTCTCTCCGTCTCCATCTGTATCGAACTCGTCGATCATGCTGCGTAGTTCCTCATCCGTGATGTTCTCTCCTAGCTCTCTGGCCACACGTCTCAGGTTCCTCAGGCTGATCTTCCCGGAGTCATCATCATCAAACAGCTTAAAGGCCTTCAGGATCTCCTCCTTTGGGTCCCTCTCCAGGATACGGTCTGTCACTGAGACACACGCACATGGGTAAACAGACACAGGGTTACACGCACACATACGTGAAGAGCAGccataacacatactgtacagggtTCCACATACGCAAACAAAGCAGGAAACATACCAACTTCATTAAAGTCATCAAATGTTATTTTGCCATTCCCCTCTCTGTCGTAATCTTTTAATATCTTCAGTATATCTACTTTCTTCACCTCAAAACCCATAGCTCTCATCGCCACCTGTGAGTGAGATATGGCAGAGTATGAGTGAAGATTAGACAGCAAAAGGGGACAACAGAATCCTAGTAATGATAAGGTAAATGTAGGTAGAGGTTTACCTTGAGTTCGTGGTAGTCGATCTCTTTGTCTTTGTCTGTGTCAAACAGCTCAAAGGCCTCTTTGATTTCATGCTTCTGTTCCTCAGTCAGCTCTCTCCGCTTCTTCCGCTTGGTTTTATCCACTGCCAGCTCAGTCCTGAACATCATTGTCAGTTGGTGTCAAATTAAACACAAAGACCttttctcaattgcatactccttgtgtcctcatctccttctcaaaacccatttgAAGAGAAAGTCAGAGGGGCGGGACCTCTgactttctcatccaatgggttttgagaaagaGGCGAGAGGACACGAGGAGCATGCAATTGCTATTCTCACATAGCTTATGTCTCTGAAGTAGGCCgtgttcgaatactcatactaacagcactaaccgtactatttgtgacgtgaattgagtatatagtatgcttattggtatggatatagttagtatgccagaAGTTCCCAGAAGcgtattaaattaatcaaaatatgAAGTATACACGCAGAGGACACTATTTCTGTACTTTAGGGACCATAATGCAATTTTTCTggaaatgggcgtggcttcacatTTCCAGATTTGAGGAAAATAAAAATGTTGGAAAATATGCTGCTGAAGTAGAACGAGAGCGGATACAAAATCATTGCTTTAACTATgacaaatgttaaatgtaataaagtagtgacttttcaaataagttaccttacaaTTTaggttggctgacaatttgttagctacaatgtccttacgaaccacatagcatatcattacagcagtatgtaccggtcctaacgttagttggctacttatacatcaaacgtccagtatattaactataggctaactagctacccaacgtttattgaaTTGATTATTCCCGTCATTCTCAGCTAAGTGGTATAATAGTGCGTTCTCAATGGAATTCTGGTGAtttcgtaaattcgctctggctaccTACTCCGATTTAAGAGCACCCTCttctgagtgtaccagagcgcaTGGCAGGtgttggcaaaaaaaaaaaatgtttaattcaattgttgccagcagcagttagtcaccaacactctggataacatgacaACAGCCTATCCAGCTCTAATAGGGCttgtaaaatggtcagagtagtCTCATTTGtctctggaagtagctagccagcgTTAGCTTTACTGCAGTT
Coding sequences within it:
- the cetn3 gene encoding centrin-3 — its product is MSLSLRTELAVDKTKRKKRRELTEEQKHEIKEAFELFDTDKDKEIDYHELKVAMRAMGFEVKKVDILKILKDYDREGNGKITFDDFNEVVTDRILERDPKEEILKAFKLFDDDDSGKISLRNLRRVARELGENITDEELRSMIDEFDTDGDGEINQEDFVSIMTGDS